The DNA sequence CACCTATTTTTCGATCCGATAATTTCGTTTCTTTTACCAATGATTTTCTCACTAATTTATTAAATAGGATCGGTAAATCCATATGCATCCCCTTTAGCTTAGGATGATTTTGCAACTCGTGAATACTGCTAGGTTTACCAATTTCCTTTAATATACCAAGAATAAATGAGCTTGCCATATGCAGTTTAGACATTACCGTGAATTCACTTGCGAGAAGAAATAATTCAATCTTTTTTTCAAGTGGTTCCTCACCATTAACAAGTTCATAATAAAGATGGAATACTTCCGGGTCGATCTCTTTTACCTGATTCCATAATGTCACTTCAGGATGATACCCTTTATCTATGATGGTTAACCTAGCCCAATGATGAAGTGCATTTAAAATATGATTAAATGAATCAAGCACATTTCCTTGGGCCAATAACTCTTTCCCTTCTGTATACGAACGCAAAAAATGAGTGAATTCCAGGCATTTTTTCCTCTCCCTCATTTCGATAGGAAAATATCTGAGACCCTCAATCAAGTTTTCCAACCATCCATCTGAATCAAGTATAATCTTTCCGTTTAATAACCACTGCATTATTCTTCGATTACGTCCCCTCATGATCCAACGATTTAACCCACTCTCTGTGACCCATTGTTCCTGTATGCGGAACGACTTTACCTTATACTGTTTCGAAAACCACTGATCATCCTCTTCATCCATAATGACGATCACCAGACCATCAAATCCATCGAGCAAAGAATGAATTTGATCAGGTTTTTCAATAGCAATTGCAGCTTTTATCCCACGTTTATGTTTATATTGTGTCACAAACAACTCAAAAATCTCTTCCATCCCTTCTCATCTCCTTAAAAACACAAACATTTCTTCATTCCTTGTTATTCCATCTGGCCAAGACGATTGAATCATGTTGGTATGTTTATTCTTTCTACACTAGAACGGATATTCCTTCAAAAAAGAAAGGCTCCCAAAAAACATTGTTTATCACTATTGACATAGTGAAAATAATATTTTATTATTTCATTGTACATTTCTTTTACTCTTCCTGAGGTACTATTTCTATTGACCTTCTCAATCATTTGAGAAGGTTCTTTTTTAACTTTTTGTCTTTTAGGGGTCAAGAAAAACATGATATACTCCCTTTAGGAGGTTATGAAAATGTCCATTAACAAAATTGCCAGGTTTCGTTCTTTAGCTTTGTTTATTATTTTTATTAGTATTGTTATCATGTATTTAGCTTTATTTTTTAAATCATCATATCTTATTATGGCAATTATTATGACCATCGGTTTTATACTTTTAATCGGGAGTACCATCGGTTTTTTCTGGGTGGGCATGGTTTCAACAACAAAGACGGTACAGGTAACCTGTCCAAAGTGTGGCAAAGTGACAAAAATGCTGAAAAAAGTCGACCAATGCATGTTTTGTAATCAGACACTATCTCTCGATCCCATTCATGCAAAAAATAATGAAGACCATCAATAATTCGATGGTCTCTTTTCCATTTCCTCCTCAATTGTAATCCAAATTTCAGGCTTTTCGAATCCTCTTCGCCAAGATGCAATTCCTGCTAAGTCATATTTTTTCACCAGTTGAATCCTTTTCCTCATGGAGTCTTCATTTTCTAACCATATTCTATATACCGCCTGATCTTTTGGATCATTATATTCCGCATACCATTGTCCCAAATCTTCCAACCATTGAGGAGTGATCCTTTTTTCTTTGATCCATTTTTCGGCAGCCATCATTGAGATTGCCTTTTGCGAAACCTTAATTGACCCATCTGCCTGACTTTCTTCCTTCCAAAGTCTTGTGTAAAAGGGAACTCCCAAAAGAAGTTTTTCAGCAGGAACCTCTTCAAGGACACCTAATAATCCCTTTTCCACCCAAGGCAATGAAGCAACAGAACCTGCCTTAGTACTGGATGCCCAATGCTCATCATATGTCATCACCACGACATAATCGACCGCTTCGGCCAATCTTTTTCTGTCATAAAATAGGGACCAATTCTCGCTTGGGGATTTGATGGTTACATCGATAGACAACGTTAAGTTTTGTTCATGTAGATAGGGGGCCATTTCTCTTACAAATTGAACTAGCAGCTCTTTATCCTTTAGATAAACGTTCTCAAAATCTATATTGATTCCATCCAATTGATAAAGAGATGAAAATTGAATCAACTGTTGTATCACTCTTTTTCTTTTCATAAAATCACTAAGCACATCATGAGTAACATCAGGATCAAAGCGATTATTAAACAATGCCCATACCTGATATCCCTGGCTGTGAGCCCACTTGACATAAGACAATTCTGCTTTATTTGATAGATTCCCTTCTTTATCCATCAAAGAAAACCAAGTAGGAGATACAACATTTACTCCGGGTAACGGCAGTAGTTCTTTAGGAGATGGGTTTTTTTTGATAACATGTTCCCAAGTTAAGTTGATTTTTCCTCCCAAGGGATTCCAACTAGGTTTTTCTCTTTCTTTCATCTGTTTTCCGGTCACCCTGATTCCAGAAAGAACCGTTTGCTGCTTGTCAACAAAACCAATCATTCCATCGAGGGTTTGTACCAAATACCATCCGTTTTTTTCTCCATACACTTCTACCTCTTCCCCATTTTTAAACTGAGCAACAATAGGCGCCTTATTGGTAGAATCATTTCTAATATAGATAAAATCTTCCTCTTCTTGATTCAATACACCTGTTGCCAATTGAACAGGTTCATAAGGATTAGACAAAATGACTACATTCGATGTTTCATTATAAGTCACGTTAAATGGGTACATTTCCATTAAGGGAGAGGTTGGAATCCATTTATGACCTTCTTTTATCGTGACAGGGAATCTTAAGGAAAATGGATTGTCATTTATAAATCCTTCAATCTGTTTATTTGGCAATCGTATCACTTTATCCTCAGTCGTGATGATTACTGACTGAATAGACTCATCCCAAAAGACATTCCGATCTATTTTTTCCTTAAAAAGCTCGTAGGTTAAATAAATCTCGCCATCTTTTACCCAAGCTTCTTCCTGTAATAATTCTCCCTTATAAATAACCGGAAATTGCTTACCTATATATGGATCAACCCATTCCTTATTGGGTTGTGACTCTAAAAACCGCCATATGTAAGCTGTACTTGCTAAACCCAAAAGTAAAGAAATAAGAATTCCCATGGATATGAGCTGTCCTCTCTTCGGTCTATGTTCAACCTTATTTCTTTCTAATTCCATGTCATCCTCTCCCAAACACAATGGTACCTTCATGATAACAAAAAGGACAATTTGAAAGCTACTCCAAAAAACTTTCCAGGAGAAAAGGAGTTTTAGACAAAAAAAGCATAGCGATAGGCGCTATGCTTCCTGTTTTTCGATTTTATTCACAACTATAGACGAGGAATTAAAGAATTAACTCCATCTTTGAAATACCCAGATGTTTATAATGGCTCCGTTCTTTTGCCTCGAAGGGGACATGAATCAAACCTTTAATTTTCAATTAGTGTTTCTGCTTACAATCAGGACAAAATCCATAAAGCTCCATACGATGATATTTCACATCATAACCAGTTTCCTCTGACGCTGAACGCTCCACTTCACTTAGTGGGGGTAATGTTTGATAATAATCATCAATTCGACCACAATTCATGCAAATAATATGGTAATGATCAGACACATCCGCATCAAAACGGCTGGAGGCATCGCCATAAGTCAGTTCTTGAACCAGCCCCACTTCTTTAAATACACGAAGATTATTGTACACAGTTGCTACGCTCATATTTGGAAATTTTCCTTCCAACGCTTTGTAGATATCATCGGCGGTTGGGTGGGATTTGGTATCAAGAAGATAGGCTAGAATTGCATGCCTTTGCGGCGTCATCCGAACACCGGTGGATTTTAACTTGTCAATGGCTTCATGTAAACGCTGTGCCGCCATCTTAACCGCCCCATTTCTGAAAATGTTAATTATTAAATAATAACATCCTATTAAATGATAATCTTTATAATCAGTTTATTCAAAAGAAGTAAAGTTTGTCAATACTTTTTACAGTATTATTATAAGGTACTACTTATTACTAAGTAGAAATACCCCCCATTTCCTACAGTATCGGCATCTTTTCCTCCTTCAAAACAAGGATGCAATGAGGAATGTCAGTTCTCTGTAATATTAATCAATAGCCTCTCCCTTTAGGAATCAAATTGATCAATTCTCGATTACCCCTTAGGAATAAATCAAGATTCTTGATAAATATGTCAAGGGCCCGTTCCATGTAGTAAGGAGAACGACCGGAAACATGAGGGGTGATAAAGCAATTTTCCAATTCCCAGAAAGGGTGGCTTTTGGGAAGGGGTTCCTCGGAAAAAACATCTAATACAGCACCCGCAATTT is a window from the Microaerobacter geothermalis genome containing:
- a CDS encoding DUF2614 family zinc ribbon-containing protein: MSINKIARFRSLALFIIFISIVIMYLALFFKSSYLIMAIIMTIGFILLIGSTIGFFWVGMVSTTKTVQVTCPKCGKVTKMLKKVDQCMFCNQTLSLDPIHAKNNEDHQ
- the perR gene encoding peroxide-responsive transcriptional repressor PerR, with translation MAAQRLHEAIDKLKSTGVRMTPQRHAILAYLLDTKSHPTADDIYKALEGKFPNMSVATVYNNLRVFKEVGLVQELTYGDASSRFDADVSDHYHIICMNCGRIDDYYQTLPPLSEVERSASEETGYDVKYHRMELYGFCPDCKQKH
- a CDS encoding glycosyl hydrolase family 18 protein, which encodes MELERNKVEHRPKRGQLISMGILISLLLGLASTAYIWRFLESQPNKEWVDPYIGKQFPVIYKGELLQEEAWVKDGEIYLTYELFKEKIDRNVFWDESIQSVIITTEDKVIRLPNKQIEGFINDNPFSLRFPVTIKEGHKWIPTSPLMEMYPFNVTYNETSNVVILSNPYEPVQLATGVLNQEEEDFIYIRNDSTNKAPIVAQFKNGEEVEVYGEKNGWYLVQTLDGMIGFVDKQQTVLSGIRVTGKQMKEREKPSWNPLGGKINLTWEHVIKKNPSPKELLPLPGVNVVSPTWFSLMDKEGNLSNKAELSYVKWAHSQGYQVWALFNNRFDPDVTHDVLSDFMKRKRVIQQLIQFSSLYQLDGINIDFENVYLKDKELLVQFVREMAPYLHEQNLTLSIDVTIKSPSENWSLFYDRKRLAEAVDYVVVMTYDEHWASSTKAGSVASLPWVEKGLLGVLEEVPAEKLLLGVPFYTRLWKEESQADGSIKVSQKAISMMAAEKWIKEKRITPQWLEDLGQWYAEYNDPKDQAVYRIWLENEDSMRKRIQLVKKYDLAGIASWRRGFEKPEIWITIEEEMEKRPSNY
- a CDS encoding nucleotidyltransferase-like protein — its product is MEEIFELFVTQYKHKRGIKAAIAIEKPDQIHSLLDGFDGLVIVIMDEEDDQWFSKQYKVKSFRIQEQWVTESGLNRWIMRGRNRRIMQWLLNGKIILDSDGWLENLIEGLRYFPIEMRERKKCLEFTHFLRSYTEGKELLAQGNVLDSFNHILNALHHWARLTIIDKGYHPEVTLWNQVKEIDPEVFHLYYELVNGEEPLEKKIELFLLASEFTVMSKLHMASSFILGILKEIGKPSSIHELQNHPKLKGMHMDLPILFNKLVRKSLVKETKLSDRKIGEIYYSLV